The following coding sequences are from one Pongo abelii isolate AG06213 chromosome 3, NHGRI_mPonAbe1-v2.0_pri, whole genome shotgun sequence window:
- the SCRG1 gene encoding scrapie-responsive protein 1: MKLMVLVFTIGLTLLLGVQAMPANRLSCYRKILKDHNCHNLPEGVADLTQIDVNVQDHFWDGKGCEMICYCNFSELLCCPKDVFFGPKISFVIPCNNQ, from the exons ATGAAATTGATGGTACTTGTTTTCACCATTGGGCTAACTTTGCTGCTAGGAGTTCAAGCCATGCCTGCAAATCGCCTCTCTTGCTACAGAAAGATACTAAAAGATCACAACTGTCACAACCTTCCGGAAGGAGTAGCTGACCTGACACAGATTGATGTCAATGTCCAGGATCATTTCTGGGATGGGAAGGGATGTGAGATGATCTGTTACTGCAACTTCAGCGAATTGCTCTGCTGCCCAAA AGACGTCTTCTTTGGACCAAAGATCTCTTTCGTGATTCCTTGCAACAATCAATGA